One segment of Fibrobacter succinogenes DNA contains the following:
- the lspA gene encoding signal peptidase II yields the protein MKFYNKWPFHVAVIVFSIVSDQLTKLWAVSRFTDEAGNFTYEKIPVIGEVVRFQLVYNKGAAFSSRPQDLLPFLPPWLFFLLISIVAAFALAWFYKSIDKRDYLSRLGVVMILGGAVGNFIDRMRMQQVVDFIDCDFPDFIMTRFPTFNVADSFVTVGVALVILSPLILRKLHKQIKDEKEAELKT from the coding sequence ATGAAGTTTTATAACAAGTGGCCATTTCATGTGGCAGTGATTGTTTTTAGCATTGTTTCTGACCAGCTGACGAAGCTGTGGGCGGTTTCGCGTTTTACGGACGAAGCCGGGAATTTTACGTACGAGAAAATTCCTGTGATTGGTGAAGTTGTGCGTTTCCAGCTTGTGTACAACAAGGGTGCTGCGTTCAGTAGCCGTCCGCAAGACTTGTTGCCGTTCTTGCCGCCGTGGCTGTTCTTTTTGTTGATTTCGATTGTCGCCGCTTTTGCGCTCGCATGGTTCTACAAGTCCATCGACAAGCGCGATTACTTGAGCCGTTTGGGTGTGGTGATGATTCTCGGTGGTGCTGTTGGCAACTTCATTGACCGCATGCGCATGCAGCAGGTGGTGGATTTTATCGACTGCGATTTCCCTGATTTTATCATGACACGATTCCCGACGTTTAACGTGGCGGATTCATTCGTGACCGTCGGCGTTGCGCTCGTGATTCTGTCGCCTCTAATCTTGCGCAAGTTGCATAAGCAAATTAAGGATGAAAAAGAGGCTGAACTTAAAACTTAA
- a CDS encoding diaminopimelate dehydrogenase, translating to MAKIAILGYGNLGRGVECAVKQAPDMELVAVFTRRDPATVKIQTAGVPVLNVSEMEAWKDKVDVLIICGGSATDLPVLTPKYASMFNVIDSFDTHAKIPQHFAAVDAAAKAAGKIAMISVGWDPGMFSLNRVYAQSILPEGKDYTFWGKGVSQGHSDAVRRIKGVKNAKQYTCPVESALEAVRSGSMPELTTRQKHTRLVYVVAEEGADKAYIENAIKTMPNYFDEYDTTVNFISEEEFNKNHSGLAHGGFVIRTGKTGMNLEHTHVIEYSLKLDSNPEFTTSVLVAYARAALRMKANGQTGCKTVLDVPPAYLSTLSDDDLRAHCL from the coding sequence ATGGCAAAGATTGCTATTCTCGGTTACGGTAACCTGGGTCGCGGTGTGGAATGCGCCGTGAAGCAGGCTCCGGATATGGAACTCGTCGCGGTTTTCACTCGTCGTGACCCTGCTACGGTCAAGATTCAGACGGCAGGCGTTCCGGTGTTGAACGTTTCTGAAATGGAAGCCTGGAAGGACAAGGTGGACGTGCTCATCATTTGCGGTGGCTCTGCTACGGACCTGCCGGTGCTCACCCCGAAGTACGCTTCTATGTTCAACGTGATCGACTCCTTCGACACCCACGCCAAGATTCCGCAGCACTTCGCTGCTGTTGACGCTGCTGCCAAGGCTGCCGGCAAGATTGCTATGATTTCTGTCGGTTGGGACCCGGGTATGTTCAGCCTGAACCGCGTGTACGCCCAGTCTATCCTTCCGGAAGGCAAGGACTACACGTTCTGGGGCAAGGGTGTTTCCCAGGGCCACAGCGATGCTGTCCGCCGCATCAAGGGCGTGAAGAACGCGAAGCAGTACACCTGCCCGGTGGAATCTGCTCTCGAAGCTGTGCGTAGCGGTTCTATGCCGGAACTTACGACTCGCCAGAAGCACACTCGTCTCGTTTACGTTGTTGCAGAAGAAGGTGCTGACAAGGCCTACATCGAAAACGCCATCAAGACGATGCCGAACTACTTCGATGAATACGACACGACGGTCAACTTCATCAGCGAAGAAGAATTCAACAAGAACCACAGCGGGCTCGCTCACGGTGGTTTCGTGATCCGTACCGGCAAGACCGGCATGAATCTGGAACACACGCACGTGATCGAATACAGCCTGAAGCTCGATTCCAACCCGGAATTCACGACGAGCGTTCTCGTGGCTTACGCCCGCGCAGCACTCCGTATGAAGGCTAACGGCCAGACCGGTTGCAAGACCGTACTCGACGTGCCGCCTGCATACCTCAGCACTCTGAGCGACGACGATCTCCGTGCTCATTGCCTGTAA
- the dnaA gene encoding chromosomal replication initiator protein DnaA — MQVEWERCLNYLHGMLSDTVFKTYFAQTKLVSQTPGHAVIAVPPGLDVKVYAAYKDLIRLAWKDVSHDEAPVEFEFQPQDVYQPQASASENSFREFIKPSVPLSGSFRFENFVPGDKAQLAFNAALAVARNPDGTQYNPLFIYGSSGLGKTHLLQSIGNYILEEDPTKRVIYLTSEDFSQQYMKCLQEKRITEMSDFYRNEVDILLIDDIQNWTGKYETQNEFFLIFNALHQAGKQIVLTSDAPAAEVKNLSDRLVSRFSWGLTVDIQPPDVETREAILHKKAEERHLEISDEVIRYLAENIASNVRCLESAIIKLTLQSSLMSHDIDMNIAQKVVTEIAPTLRRRVSLDAVLHAVSQHYEVPETKLIEPGRGTKEISKARQVAMFLMRELSPISLQSIGSRFGGKDHSTVVHAIKSVKKEMETDPSFARLIESLKNTIHD, encoded by the coding sequence ATGCAGGTTGAATGGGAAAGATGCTTGAACTACCTCCATGGAATGCTGTCGGATACGGTATTCAAGACATATTTTGCACAGACCAAGCTCGTAAGCCAGACTCCAGGGCATGCCGTTATCGCTGTGCCCCCCGGACTTGATGTCAAAGTCTATGCCGCTTACAAGGATCTCATCCGCCTCGCATGGAAAGATGTTTCACACGACGAAGCTCCGGTAGAATTCGAATTCCAGCCGCAAGACGTGTACCAGCCGCAAGCAAGCGCTTCGGAAAATTCTTTCCGCGAATTTATCAAGCCGAGCGTTCCGCTTTCGGGCAGTTTCCGTTTTGAAAATTTCGTCCCTGGTGACAAAGCCCAACTCGCCTTCAACGCTGCTCTCGCTGTAGCCAGGAATCCGGACGGAACGCAATACAACCCGCTATTTATTTACGGTTCGTCAGGCCTTGGGAAAACGCACTTGCTCCAGTCCATCGGGAACTACATTCTCGAAGAAGATCCGACCAAGCGTGTGATATACCTCACGTCCGAAGACTTCTCGCAGCAGTACATGAAGTGCCTGCAAGAAAAGCGCATCACTGAAATGTCGGACTTCTACCGCAACGAAGTGGACATTCTCTTGATCGATGACATCCAGAACTGGACTGGCAAGTACGAAACGCAAAACGAATTTTTCTTGATTTTTAACGCGCTCCATCAGGCAGGCAAGCAAATCGTGCTCACCTCCGATGCACCCGCCGCCGAAGTGAAGAACCTCTCCGACCGCCTCGTGAGCCGCTTCTCCTGGGGCTTAACCGTTGACATCCAACCGCCAGACGTCGAAACGCGCGAAGCCATTCTCCACAAAAAGGCCGAAGAACGCCACCTCGAAATCAGCGACGAAGTCATCCGTTACCTCGCCGAAAATATCGCAAGCAATGTGCGCTGCCTCGAAAGCGCCATCATCAAGCTCACACTCCAGTCGAGCCTCATGAGCCACGACATCGACATGAACATCGCACAGAAGGTCGTCACCGAAATTGCTCCGACGCTCCGTCGCCGCGTAAGCCTTGACGCCGTGCTCCATGCCGTATCGCAGCACTACGAAGTTCCCGAGACCAAGCTCATCGAACCGGGACGCGGCACCAAGGAAATCTCGAAGGCTCGCCAAGTCGCCATGTTCCTCATGCGCGAGCTCTCCCCCATCAGCTTGCAGAGCATCGGTTCCCGTTTTGGCGGCAAGGACCACTCCACCGTCGTTCACGCCATCAAGAGCGTCAAGAAAGAGATGGAAACCGATCCGAGTTTTGCACGCTTGATCGAAAGCCTGAAGAATACCATCCACGATTAG
- the murC gene encoding UDP-N-acetylmuramate--L-alanine ligase — translation MTNSYFFIGVAGVGMSAIAQYLVGKGVAVSGSDRQFGEFLNGNAEKPLVMSQLEDCGIKCFAQDGSGVVEGLTAVVVSTAIEDTNPDLKRAKELGVPVMHRSEMLAKISKEARTIAISGTSGKSTVTAMVYHILDYAGLQPSVMTGAGLVNLQAQGKIGNAVSGKGQWLVAEVDESDGTLVRYEPEIGVILNIDKDHKEISELEQIFLKFSQNVLSAGHILIVNDAHPLAKKFSAGREFDFGYESYVSVQGIDFKSAGTHIQFRVRHGNELVKFEIPLPGKHNMENALAATAAALRAGVSLHTCADALLTFPGVFRRHQIFGTFNGITLVDDFAHNPAKIAASIKSAQDFTEGRVIAWFQPHGFGPTRFLRKDLVEFIANTLRPMDMDFDRKNDVMFFSEIYYAGGTVTRDISAGDLADDLILKGCEAIYIADRNECAKKMLEYAEPGDTILLMGARDPSLQDFAFSVKKLLEEH, via the coding sequence ATGACTAATTCTTACTTCTTTATCGGTGTTGCGGGCGTGGGCATGAGTGCCATCGCGCAGTATTTGGTGGGCAAGGGCGTTGCTGTGAGCGGTAGCGACCGTCAATTTGGCGAGTTCCTGAACGGAAATGCCGAGAAGCCGCTTGTCATGAGCCAGCTCGAAGATTGCGGAATCAAGTGCTTTGCGCAGGACGGTTCCGGCGTTGTCGAAGGTCTTACCGCCGTCGTGGTGAGCACCGCTATTGAAGATACGAATCCTGATTTGAAACGAGCAAAGGAACTTGGCGTTCCGGTGATGCACCGCAGCGAAATGCTTGCGAAGATTTCGAAGGAAGCGCGCACGATTGCGATTAGCGGCACGAGCGGAAAGTCAACGGTGACCGCGATGGTTTACCACATTCTCGATTACGCTGGACTCCAGCCGTCCGTGATGACGGGTGCTGGCCTCGTGAACTTGCAGGCTCAGGGCAAGATTGGTAACGCCGTGAGTGGCAAGGGGCAGTGGCTCGTTGCCGAAGTCGATGAAAGCGATGGAACGCTAGTTCGCTATGAACCGGAAATCGGCGTCATTCTGAACATCGATAAGGACCATAAGGAAATCTCCGAGCTCGAACAAATTTTCTTGAAGTTTAGCCAGAATGTCTTGAGCGCAGGGCACATCTTGATAGTGAACGATGCGCACCCGCTCGCCAAGAAGTTTAGCGCCGGTCGTGAATTTGACTTTGGCTATGAAAGCTATGTGAGCGTTCAGGGAATTGATTTCAAGTCGGCCGGGACGCATATCCAGTTCCGCGTGCGCCATGGCAATGAACTTGTGAAGTTCGAAATTCCGCTGCCGGGCAAGCACAATATGGAAAACGCCTTGGCTGCAACTGCAGCGGCTCTTCGCGCGGGCGTTTCGCTCCACACATGTGCCGATGCGCTTTTGACTTTCCCGGGCGTGTTCCGCCGTCACCAGATTTTTGGAACGTTCAACGGCATTACGCTTGTTGATGACTTTGCTCACAATCCGGCAAAAATTGCGGCAAGCATCAAGAGCGCCCAAGACTTTACTGAAGGCCGCGTGATTGCTTGGTTCCAGCCCCATGGCTTTGGTCCAACGCGATTCTTGCGCAAGGACCTGGTTGAATTTATTGCAAATACGCTTCGCCCGATGGATATGGATTTTGACCGCAAGAACGATGTGATGTTCTTCAGCGAAATCTATTATGCTGGTGGAACGGTCACGCGCGACATTAGCGCAGGGGACCTTGCGGACGACTTGATTTTAAAGGGCTGCGAAGCCATTTACATTGCCGACCGCAACGAGTGCGCGAAGAAAATGCTAGAATATGCAGAGCCGGGTGACACGATTTTGTTGATGGGCGCTCGCGACCCGAGTTTGCAGGACTTTGCCTTCTCCGTGAAAAAACTTCTTGAAGAACATTAA
- a CDS encoding tyrosine-protein phosphatase, with protein MRHFTAIVFCALFLIACSEPNPAFVVKEISFTTPTKQEGELHTSIWGDSTGQLLSTDLFLDYPADSFLTEFEIGDIVTVAIVGYDTLEMPVVESTNDVPIAGFSLSAVSGAERLMLAIHYGEAAEVLKISDVKTPIKVTVKMKDKGGYLFGIDIMRHVQYMSLYKESYPELSIQDFANFRKVHTTGMGANKLYRSSSPIDYSIGRNHYADSLAKEAGIATFINLTDTEIYARSYQNFDSSYYSSQDAVFLSMPVQFYSMPFKVGLATGFRYMIEHEAPYLVHCTYGMDRTGFTIAVLEALMGATAEEIQADYAQTFINYFTVIDDMQVSLNAHQIDFYKAVVLKNLQSVYHAEGIDVPNTDKADWADATEKYLQKLGMTSEEISALKEKLK; from the coding sequence GTGCGACATTTTACAGCAATCGTTTTCTGCGCACTGTTTTTAATCGCCTGTAGCGAGCCAAATCCGGCTTTTGTCGTAAAAGAAATTTCGTTCACTACCCCCACTAAACAGGAGGGTGAACTTCACACCTCTATTTGGGGAGACAGCACAGGTCAGCTCTTATCCACCGACCTTTTCCTCGACTATCCGGCGGATTCATTTTTAACCGAATTCGAAATTGGCGATATCGTAACTGTTGCAATCGTCGGCTACGACACCCTCGAAATGCCTGTCGTAGAATCAACCAATGACGTCCCCATCGCAGGTTTTTCGCTTTCTGCAGTGAGCGGTGCCGAGCGCCTAATGCTAGCCATCCATTACGGCGAAGCCGCTGAAGTCCTTAAAATATCCGACGTCAAGACGCCCATAAAAGTCACCGTGAAGATGAAAGACAAAGGCGGCTATCTTTTCGGCATTGATATAATGCGGCATGTTCAATACATGAGTTTATACAAAGAAAGTTACCCCGAACTTTCAATTCAAGATTTCGCCAACTTCCGAAAAGTCCACACTACAGGCATGGGCGCAAACAAACTATACCGTTCATCAAGTCCCATAGACTACTCTATCGGTCGCAACCACTATGCGGATTCACTTGCAAAAGAAGCCGGCATCGCCACGTTTATCAATTTAACAGATACCGAAATTTACGCTAGATCTTACCAGAACTTTGATAGTTCCTATTACTCATCGCAAGACGCCGTCTTCTTGTCGATGCCCGTACAATTCTATTCCATGCCATTCAAAGTAGGGCTTGCAACAGGTTTCCGCTACATGATTGAACATGAAGCACCCTATTTAGTGCATTGCACCTACGGCATGGACCGTACCGGCTTTACAATCGCCGTTCTAGAAGCACTGATGGGCGCCACTGCCGAAGAAATCCAAGCAGACTACGCCCAGACATTCATCAACTACTTCACGGTCATTGATGACATGCAAGTCTCCTTAAACGCACATCAAATCGATTTTTACAAAGCAGTCGTTCTAAAAAATTTGCAATCGGTCTACCACGCCGAAGGGATTGACGTTCCCAATACAGACAAAGCCGATTGGGCGGACGCTACAGAAAAATATTTGCAAAAACTGGGAATGACTTCGGAAGAAATTTCTGCGTTGAAAGAAAAGTTAAAGTAA
- a CDS encoding squalene/phytoene synthase family protein, with translation MIDKLDSLDVGEKVLEGKAAWKYAEDILQLVSRTFALNIQVLRGKLHRSILLAYLYLRIADTVEDDPDMMAHEKDRVLALFADVFKTGELETEKIRTFVDALPKSWHGSEDPNKDLCVKSEIVVPLLKSLPRNYQKPVCDVVIEMCGGMAKFALRQEAALSAGWFTLESVEELDEYCYYVAGIVGKLLTKLFSADTCLISKEREAELSKLDVSFGLALQVTNIVKDCVEDSGRRVCFIPEEICRRHGFDHSSDLFKAGADPQKCGAVLSELVEKAWHHLDDAIAYTKLIPNIKMRTRLFCLWPLFMAAENLRLIGDGVSVFSSDKKVKITRDTVKRIVKETSMHFYSDKWIDEAYARIKRNV, from the coding sequence ATGATTGATAAATTGGATTCTTTAGATGTGGGCGAGAAGGTGCTCGAAGGCAAGGCGGCATGGAAGTATGCCGAAGATATCTTGCAGCTCGTTTCGCGCACGTTCGCGCTGAACATCCAGGTTTTGCGTGGCAAGTTGCACCGCAGTATTTTGCTTGCGTACCTCTATTTGCGCATTGCGGATACTGTTGAAGATGATCCGGATATGATGGCTCATGAAAAGGACCGTGTGCTTGCGCTGTTTGCCGATGTGTTCAAGACGGGCGAACTTGAAACGGAAAAGATTCGTACGTTTGTGGATGCCTTGCCTAAATCTTGGCATGGCTCTGAAGACCCGAATAAGGATCTTTGCGTTAAGTCCGAAATTGTGGTGCCGCTTTTGAAGTCGCTTCCCAGGAATTACCAGAAGCCGGTTTGCGATGTTGTGATTGAAATGTGCGGTGGCATGGCGAAGTTTGCGCTCCGCCAGGAGGCTGCTCTTTCGGCGGGTTGGTTCACGCTGGAATCGGTTGAAGAACTGGATGAATACTGCTACTATGTGGCGGGAATTGTCGGGAAGCTATTGACTAAGCTTTTCTCTGCCGATACGTGCCTGATTAGCAAGGAACGCGAGGCGGAACTTTCGAAGCTCGACGTGAGCTTTGGACTTGCGCTGCAGGTGACAAATATCGTGAAAGATTGCGTCGAAGATTCTGGTCGCCGCGTCTGCTTTATTCCCGAAGAAATTTGCCGCCGTCATGGTTTTGATCATTCGAGCGACTTGTTCAAGGCGGGTGCTGATCCTCAAAAGTGCGGCGCGGTGCTTTCAGAACTTGTCGAAAAAGCTTGGCATCATTTGGACGATGCAATTGCGTACACGAAACTCATCCCGAACATCAAGATGCGAACGAGGCTCTTCTGCCTTTGGCCGCTTTTTATGGCGGCGGAAAACTTGCGCTTGATTGGTGATGGTGTGTCGGTTTTCTCTTCGGACAAGAAGGTGAAGATTACGCGCGATACCGTGAAGCGGATTGTCAAGGAAACGTCAATGCACTTCTATTCGGACAAGTGGATTGATGAAGCTTACGCGAGGATTAAGAGGAACGTTTAG
- a CDS encoding CvpA family protein, translated as MNWIDITCSACLLVFGALGLWRGLLGSVFRFCAWVSAIFGAYFAQSLFGDFFVRNFAFGDFASHLICTCIGFLVPFLLFTFIGHLVGDSIKNTIVGKTNRILGLLFGLIKAVLICFVLLTILHLLPVEGNLKNLRNDAISYSIYKSSLETMGYSSDEVNLRKMAKEKASELTKTITDKAKGSTEQTADSAKAAVKNAADSLTNKVSETAERAKDAAIAAKEAAIKTFEEGKSSASKDSSASKKKP; from the coding sequence ATGAATTGGATAGACATTACTTGCAGCGCTTGTCTGCTTGTTTTTGGCGCCCTCGGATTATGGCGCGGACTACTCGGAAGCGTATTTAGATTTTGCGCTTGGGTCTCTGCAATTTTCGGCGCTTACTTTGCACAAAGTCTTTTCGGTGACTTTTTTGTAAGGAATTTCGCGTTTGGCGATTTTGCATCACACCTCATCTGCACATGCATCGGCTTTTTGGTTCCGTTCTTGCTGTTCACGTTTATCGGGCACTTGGTCGGAGATTCCATCAAGAATACGATTGTCGGGAAAACAAACCGAATTCTTGGACTTTTGTTCGGACTCATCAAGGCCGTACTCATCTGCTTTGTTTTGCTCACGATTTTGCACTTGCTCCCCGTCGAAGGGAACCTCAAGAACTTGAGGAACGATGCCATTTCTTACAGCATCTACAAGTCTTCGCTCGAAACGATGGGCTATTCCTCTGACGAAGTAAACCTCCGTAAGATGGCAAAAGAAAAAGCAAGCGAGCTCACCAAGACAATTACAGACAAAGCCAAAGGCTCTACCGAACAAACTGCGGACAGCGCAAAGGCAGCCGTCAAAAACGCAGCAGACAGCCTCACAAATAAAGTTAGCGAGACTGCCGAAAGAGCAAAAGACGCCGCCATCGCCGCCAAGGAAGCCGCTATAAAGACCTTCGAAGAAGGCAAATCCAGCGCATCCAAAGATTCGAGCGCTTCTAAGAAGAAACCATAA
- a CDS encoding RluA family pseudouridine synthase yields the protein MNYIVNEDKNGERIDKFLVGVMENVSRTDVQKLIEAGEVKVGGGKVSKNFRVETGMAVVVEKMIEKESSTLEPEDIPLNIVYEDDDIVVINKPRNLVVHPGNGVSKGTLAAALLYHFKENLSSVNGPLRPGIVHRLDKDTPGLMVVAKNDAAHRHLAHQLETRTLHRTYNALVWGCPRDLEGTIDAPIGRNPKNRLKMAVVKGGKESRTHYVAKQFFAIATLLELQLESGRTHQIRVHSRYTGHPVVGDPLYDGRDESLNRVPPLMKPVAEKVLEIAPAQLLQAVKIELIHPRTNKKLTFKVPMEEPFANVLKLLKKECPASAPVYDEEEGFRDFDAQIRFEEDDDEFDCYDEPLEISPDEAAPVKERKTRAQRLAEKAQTAAKRRAVAAERKLIKQMKAARRKGIAPEDFVEPGYEPTIDPELLG from the coding sequence ATGAATTACATTGTAAACGAAGACAAAAATGGTGAACGTATCGACAAGTTCCTTGTTGGCGTTATGGAAAATGTCTCCCGCACGGATGTGCAGAAGCTGATTGAAGCGGGCGAAGTCAAGGTCGGCGGTGGCAAAGTCTCCAAGAACTTCCGCGTTGAAACGGGGATGGCGGTTGTCGTTGAAAAGATGATCGAAAAGGAATCTTCGACGCTTGAACCTGAAGATATTCCGCTGAACATCGTTTACGAAGACGACGATATCGTGGTCATCAACAAACCGCGCAATTTGGTGGTGCATCCGGGTAATGGCGTGAGCAAGGGAACGCTTGCTGCAGCGCTTTTGTACCACTTTAAGGAAAATCTTTCATCTGTGAATGGTCCGCTCCGTCCGGGTATTGTCCACCGTTTGGATAAGGATACGCCGGGGCTTATGGTGGTCGCGAAAAACGATGCGGCCCATAGGCATTTGGCGCACCAGCTCGAAACGCGTACGCTTCACCGCACGTATAATGCACTTGTGTGGGGTTGCCCGCGTGACCTCGAAGGAACGATTGACGCTCCGATTGGACGTAACCCAAAGAACCGCCTCAAGATGGCGGTGGTGAAGGGCGGTAAAGAAAGCCGTACGCATTACGTTGCCAAGCAGTTCTTTGCGATTGCAACGCTTTTGGAATTGCAGTTGGAATCTGGCCGTACGCATCAGATCCGCGTGCATAGCCGCTACACGGGCCATCCGGTCGTGGGTGATCCGCTTTATGATGGTCGCGATGAAAGCTTGAACCGCGTGCCGCCTCTGATGAAGCCGGTGGCCGAAAAGGTTCTTGAAATTGCTCCGGCGCAGCTTTTGCAGGCCGTGAAAATTGAACTCATCCATCCGCGCACGAACAAGAAGCTTACGTTCAAGGTGCCGATGGAAGAGCCGTTTGCAAATGTGCTCAAGCTCTTGAAAAAGGAATGCCCGGCATCGGCGCCAGTGTATGACGAAGAAGAAGGTTTCCGCGATTTCGATGCGCAGATTCGTTTTGAAGAAGACGATGATGAATTTGACTGCTATGACGAACCGCTGGAGATTTCGCCGGATGAAGCTGCTCCTGTGAAGGAACGCAAGACTCGCGCCCAGCGCCTCGCTGAAAAGGCTCAGACTGCTGCAAAGCGTCGTGCCGTTGCTGCCGAACGCAAACTCATCAAGCAGATGAAGGCCGCTCGCCGCAAGGGAATCGCACCCGAAGATTTCGTGGAACCGGGATATGAACCCACAATTGACCCGGAACTGTTGGGGTAG
- a CDS encoding outer membrane lipoprotein-sorting protein, which translates to MKNLFLSTLSASFLLFTTSFAQSASEIAKKVHDLPSGKTSSGLISVTLIDKNGKTRNREIVSYTMKDGTTDKTVLMFKTPRDVAGISYLTYDYPDKADGSTVDSDSWIYLPAMKKVRRVSGSSKDDDFQGTDFTYDDLGNRSLSKDNFALLGEEKINGIDCWILEAKAKDPKAKISRRVSWVNKKTYVVQKGEYFDKQNRLQKTLTADNIQQVNGYWSTLKMTMTNVQTNHKTVYEVKNLKYDEKVNESYFTVSALEREQVK; encoded by the coding sequence ATGAAAAATCTTTTTTTAAGCACCCTTAGCGCTAGTTTTCTGCTTTTCACAACCAGTTTTGCGCAGTCTGCAAGCGAAATCGCCAAAAAAGTCCACGACTTGCCCTCCGGAAAAACATCTTCCGGCCTCATTTCCGTGACATTGATTGATAAAAACGGCAAGACCCGTAACCGCGAAATCGTCTCCTACACCATGAAGGACGGCACAACCGACAAGACCGTTCTCATGTTCAAAACGCCGCGCGACGTGGCGGGCATCAGCTACCTCACCTACGACTACCCCGACAAAGCCGACGGCTCTACCGTCGATAGCGACAGCTGGATCTACCTTCCAGCCATGAAAAAGGTGCGCCGCGTTTCCGGTTCAAGCAAGGACGACGACTTCCAGGGAACCGACTTCACATACGACGACCTTGGCAACCGCAGTCTCTCCAAGGACAACTTCGCCCTCCTCGGCGAAGAAAAAATAAACGGCATCGACTGTTGGATTCTAGAAGCCAAGGCTAAAGACCCGAAGGCAAAAATAAGCCGCCGCGTCTCCTGGGTGAACAAGAAAACCTATGTTGTACAAAAGGGAGAATATTTCGACAAGCAGAACCGCTTGCAAAAAACGCTTACCGCCGATAATATCCAGCAAGTAAACGGTTACTGGTCTACGCTCAAGATGACCATGACGAACGTCCAAACAAACCACAAAACTGTCTACGAAGTCAAGAACCTCAAATACGATGAGAAGGTCAATGAAAGTTACTTTACCGTAAGCGCACTCGAACGCGAACAGGTGAAATAA
- a CDS encoding amidohydrolase, translating to MNKKIVLKNVFFDGAKRDILIVGNLFEKVTRPLEPADYEGAEIVDCSHFAIMPAFYNGHTHAAMSLLRGFADDMELHKWLNEYIWPTEAKLTADDIAVGSRLAILEMIKSGTVFFADMYWHREETMRVVEEMGIRAAIGVTFAEPLMSKDAWAKNVEFLKNHTGESERVQLVVMPHAIYTVGEKKTAELIELAHAENYKIHTHLSETTVEVKNCEVQYKCTPVEFWKRLGGLNSNFSAAHCTHFTASDRKIFAESGATAILNPCSNMKLNSGIPQVAEMLKDGMKLGLGTDGDSSNNSLDMQEEMKNIALLAKYLGTAETLPAHEALKMATCNVAQFFGINAGCIAEGYLADCLLLDLNNERMVPCYNVYSNWVYAANSGAIDSVMCNGKFVMRGRHVDGEEKILRNARECAARLASK from the coding sequence ATGAACAAAAAGATTGTTTTAAAAAATGTTTTCTTTGATGGCGCGAAGCGCGACATCTTGATTGTCGGTAATCTCTTTGAAAAAGTGACGCGTCCGCTAGAACCTGCGGATTACGAAGGCGCTGAAATTGTCGATTGTTCGCACTTTGCGATTATGCCTGCGTTCTATAATGGACATACGCATGCGGCAATGTCGCTGTTGCGTGGCTTTGCTGATGACATGGAACTTCACAAATGGCTCAACGAATACATCTGGCCAACTGAAGCAAAACTCACGGCTGACGATATCGCTGTTGGGAGCCGCTTGGCGATTCTCGAAATGATTAAATCGGGAACGGTTTTCTTTGCAGACATGTATTGGCATCGCGAAGAAACGATGCGCGTTGTCGAAGAAATGGGAATCCGTGCGGCGATTGGCGTTACATTCGCGGAACCGTTGATGTCTAAGGATGCTTGGGCGAAGAACGTTGAATTCTTGAAGAATCACACGGGCGAATCGGAACGTGTGCAGCTCGTGGTAATGCCGCATGCGATTTACACGGTGGGCGAGAAGAAAACGGCGGAACTGATCGAACTTGCTCATGCTGAAAATTACAAGATCCATACGCATTTGTCTGAAACAACAGTTGAAGTCAAGAATTGCGAGGTCCAGTACAAATGTACGCCGGTGGAATTCTGGAAGCGCTTGGGCGGCTTGAATTCGAATTTCTCGGCGGCGCACTGCACGCATTTCACGGCGTCTGACCGCAAGATTTTTGCAGAATCGGGAGCGACCGCAATTCTGAACCCGTGCTCCAACATGAAGTTGAATAGCGGTATTCCGCAGGTTGCCGAAATGCTCAAGGATGGCATGAAGCTTGGTCTTGGCACGGATGGCGATTCTTCGAACAACAGCCTCGACATGCAAGAAGAAATGAAAAACATTGCGCTCCTCGCTAAGTACCTGGGAACAGCAGAAACGCTCCCGGCTCACGAGGCTCTTAAAATGGCAACGTGCAATGTGGCTCAGTTCTTTGGAATCAACGCTGGGTGCATTGCGGAAGGCTATCTCGCGGATTGCTTGCTTTTAGACCTCAACAACGAGCGAATGGTGCCTTGCTACAATGTGTATAGCAATTGGGTGTATGCCGCCAATTCTGGCGCCATTGATTCCGTGATGTGCAATGGCAAGTTCGTGATGCGTGGCCGCCACGTCGATGGGGAAGAAAAAATTCTTCGCAACGCTCGCGAATGCGCGGCTCGACTCGCTTCGAAATAA